The Deltaproteobacteria bacterium genome contains a region encoding:
- the lpxB gene encoding lipid-A-disaccharide synthase: MPKTLFLVCGEPSGEAYAARVARAFRGRFPGVPMEGIGSALLAAEGVRLLRDYGDISVIGVTEALRRLPAIRAALSAATERVSRPDIGAVLLVDFPDFNFRVGRTAARRGIPVVYYIPPQVWAWRPGRAKTLARFTKGAVVLFPFEVEFLRASGVNAVFAGHPILDEIAPFLDAPPDPERFGIPPGKRGIGLLPGSRPGEVAAHLPILLAAARLLLQRFPDLHFALPVARPSLREAIAREVAGSGLSVTLVDEARQLLFRGLEAAMAVSGTVTLELALLGTPAVIVYRTSWLSYQIGHRLARVDCVGLPNIASGERFLPELIQDDCTPSRIAGAVGEILADPLLRERLRAKGLSLRSLLRGPGPTEAVVSMLGKEAAGAWA, encoded by the coding sequence ATGCCGAAAACCTTGTTCCTCGTCTGCGGGGAGCCTTCCGGGGAAGCGTACGCCGCGCGGGTGGCGCGCGCGTTCCGGGGCCGCTTCCCGGGTGTCCCGATGGAGGGGATCGGAAGCGCGCTCCTCGCGGCGGAAGGGGTGAGGCTCCTGCGGGATTACGGCGACATCTCCGTCATCGGCGTCACGGAAGCGCTTCGGCGCCTTCCGGCGATCCGGGCGGCCCTTTCCGCGGCCACGGAGCGCGTGAGCCGTCCCGACATCGGTGCGGTGCTGCTCGTCGACTTCCCCGACTTCAACTTCCGGGTGGGGAGGACCGCCGCGCGGCGTGGGATCCCCGTGGTCTACTACATTCCCCCTCAGGTGTGGGCCTGGCGTCCCGGCCGGGCGAAGACCCTCGCCCGGTTCACGAAGGGCGCCGTCGTCCTGTTCCCCTTCGAGGTGGAGTTTCTTCGCGCGAGCGGCGTCAACGCCGTCTTCGCCGGGCATCCGATCCTCGACGAGATCGCCCCGTTCCTCGACGCGCCTCCCGATCCGGAGCGGTTCGGGATCCCCCCGGGGAAGCGCGGGATCGGCCTTCTCCCCGGAAGCCGGCCGGGAGAAGTGGCCGCGCACCTTCCGATCCTGCTCGCCGCCGCTCGCCTCCTCCTTCAACGGTTTCCCGACCTCCACTTCGCCCTGCCCGTGGCGCGGCCGTCGCTGCGGGAGGCGATCGCGCGCGAAGTCGCGGGGTCGGGGCTTTCGGTCACGCTGGTGGACGAGGCGCGGCAACTCCTCTTCCGGGGGCTGGAAGCCGCGATGGCGGTTTCGGGAACCGTCACGCTCGAGCTTGCCCTGCTCGGCACGCCGGCGGTCATCGTTTACCGGACCTCCTGGTTGAGCTACCAGATCGGCCATCGCCTGGCGAGGGTCGACTGCGTCGGCCTTCCCAATATCGCCTCGGGAGAGAGGTTCCTTCCGGAATTGATCCAGGACGACTGCACCCCCTCGCGGATCGCCGGCGCCGTGGGGGAGATCCTGGCCGATCCTTTGCTTCGGGAACGTCTGCGCGCGAAGGGGCTCTCGCTGCGTTCGCTCCTCCGCGGCCCGGGCCCCACGGAGGCGGTCGTTTCGATGCTGGGGAAGGAGGCGGCGGGAGCATGGGCATGA